In Chlorocebus sabaeus isolate Y175 chromosome 19, mChlSab1.0.hap1, whole genome shotgun sequence, a single genomic region encodes these proteins:
- the SCARF2 gene encoding scavenger receptor class F member 2 isoform X2 encodes MEGAGPRGAGPARRRGAGGPPSPLLPSLLLLLLLWILPDPVAPQELNPRGRNVCRAPGPGTRDGGPVPGSNCPEPESPLLPLPLSADLPGSSCSRNREPGFGFRSWCHPYPLCGPGSQVPTCCAGWRQQGDECGIAVCEGNSTCSENEVCVRPGECRCRHGYFGANCDTKCPRQFWGPDCKELCSCHPHGQCEDVTGQCTCHARRWGARCEHACQCQHGTCHPRSGACRCEPGWWGAQCASACYCSATSRCDPQTGACLCHAGWWGRSCNNQCACNSSPCEQQSGRCQCRERTFGARCDRYCQCFRGRCHPVDGTCACEPGYRGKYCREPCPAGFYGLGCRRRCGQCKGQQPCTVAEGRCLTCEPGWNGTKCDQPCATGFYGEGCSHRCPPCRDGHACNHVTGKCTRCNAGWIGDRCETKCSNGTYGEDCAFVCADCGSGHCDFQSGRCLCSPGVHGPHCNVTCPPGLHGADCAQACSCHEDSCDPVTGACHLETNQRKGVMGAGALLVLLVCLLLSLLGCCCACRGKDPARRELSLGRKKAPHRLCGRFSRISMKLPRIPLRRQKLPKVVVAHHDLDNTLNCSFLEPPSGLEQPSPSWSSRASFSSFDTTDEGPVYCVPHEEAPEDSRDPEVPTVPVEAPAPSPMPLTTPASAEEAMPLPASSDSERSASSVEGPGGALYARVARREARPARARGEIGGLSLSPSPERRKPPPPDPATKPKVSWIHGRHSAAAAGRAPSPPPPGPEAAPSPSKRKRTPSDKSAQPVEHGSPRTRDPTPRPPALPEEATALAAPSPPRARARGRGPSLLEPTDAGGPPRSAPEAASMLAAELRGKTRSLGRAEGALGAQGPREKPAPPQKAKRSVPPASPARAPPATETPGPEKAATDVPAPETPRKKTPIQKPPRKKSREAAGELGRAGAPTL; translated from the exons ATGGAGGGCGCAGGGCCCCGGGGGGCCGGGCCGGCGCGGCGCCGGGGAGCCGGGGGCCCGCCGTCACCGCTGCTGCcgtcgctgctgctgctgctgctgctctggatACTGCCGGACCCCGTGGCGCCCCAGGAACTGAACCCTCGCGGCCGCAACGTGTGCCGTGCTCCCGG GCCCGGGACCAGGGATGGGGGTCCGGTGCCAGGCTCTAACTGTCCGGAGCCTGAGAGCCCTTTGCTCCCACTCCCCTTGTCTGCAGACCTCCCAGGAAGCTCCTGCTCCAGGAACCGAGAGCCCGGGTTTGGGTTCCGATCCTGGTGCCACCCCTACCCGCTGTGTGGACCTGG CTCCCAGGTGCCCACGTGCTGCGCTGGCTGGAGGCAGCAAGGGGACGAGTGTGGGATTG CGGTGTGCGAAGGCAACTCGACGTGCTCGGAGAACGAGGTGTGCGTGAGGCCTGGCGAGTGCCGCTGCCGCCACGGCTACTTCGGTGCCAACTGCGACACCA AGTGCCCGCGCCAGTTCTGGGGCCCCGACTGCAAGGAGCTGTGTAGCTGCCACCCACACGGGCAGTGCGAGGACGTGACAGGCCAGTGTACTTGTCACGCGCGGCGCTGGGGCGCGCGCTGCGAGCATGCGTGCCAGTGCCAGCACGGCACGTGCCACCCGCGGAGCGGCGCGTGCCGCTGTGAGCCCGGCTGGTGGGGCGCGCAGTGCGCCAGCGCGTGCTACTGCAGCGCCACGTCGCGCTGCGACCCACAGACCGGCGCCTGCCTGTGCCACGCAGGCTGGTGGGGCCGCAGCTGCAACAACCAGTGCGCCTGCAACTCGTCTCCCTGCGAGCAGCAGAGCGGCCGCTGTCAGTGCCGCGAGCGTACGTTCGGCGCGCGCTGCGATCGCTACTGCCAGTGCTTCCGCGGCCGCTGCCACCCTGTGGACGGCACGTGTGCCTGCGAGCCGGGCTACCGCGGCAAGTACTGTCGCGAGCCGTGCCCCGCCGGCTTCTACGGCTTGGGCTGTCGCCGCCG GTGTGGCCAGTGTAAGGGCCAGCAGCCGTGCACGGTAGCCGAGGGCCGCTGCTTGACGTGCGAGCCCGGCTGGAACGGAACCAAGTGCGACCAGCCTTGCGCCACCGGTTTCTATGGCGAGGGCTGCAGCCACCGCTGTCCGCCGTGCCGCGACGGGCATGCCTGTAACCATGTCACCGGCAAGTGTACGCGCTGCAACGCGGGCTGGATCGGCGACAG GTGCGAGACCAAGTGTAGCAATGGCACCTACGGCGAGGACTGCGCCTTCGTATGCGCCGACTGCGGCAGCGGCCACTGCGACTTTCAGTCGGGGCGCTGCCTGTGCAGTCCTGGCGTCCACGGGCCCCA CTGTAACGTGACGTGCCCGCCCGGACTCCACGGCGCGGACTGTGCTCAGGCCTGCAGCTGCCACGAGGATTCGTGCGACCCGGTCACTGGTGCCTGCCACCTAG AGACCAACCAGCGCAAGGGTGTGATGGGCGCGGGCGCGCTGCTCGTCCTTCTCGTCTGCCTGCTGCTCTCGCTGCTCGGCTGCTGCTGCGCTTGCCGGGGCAAGGACCCTGCACGCCG GGAGCTGTCGCTTGGACGGAAGAAGGCTCCGCACCGACTATGCGGACGCTTCAGTCGCATCAGCATGAAGTTGCCCCGGATCCCGCTCCGCAGGCAGAAACTACCCAAAGTCGTAG TGGCCCACCACGACCTGGATAACACACTCAACTGCAGCTTCCTGGAGCCACCCTCAGGGCTGGAGCAGCCCTCACCATCCTGGTCCTCTCGGGCCTCCTTCTCCTCGTTTGACACCACTGACGAAGGCCCTGTGTACTGTGTACCCCATGAGG AGGCACCAGAGGACAGCCGGGACCCCGAAGTCCCCACTGTTCCTGTCGAGGCGCCGGCGCCGTCCCCCATGCCCTTGACTACGCCAGCGTCCGCCGAGGAGGCGATGCCCCTCCCCGCGTCCTCCGACAGCGAGCGGTCAGCGTCCAGCGTGGAGGGGCCCGGCGGGGCTCTGTACGCGCGCGTGGCCCGACGCGAGGCCCGGCCGGCCCGGGCCCGGGGCGAGATTGGGGGCCTGTCGCTGTCGCCATCGCCCGAGCGCAGGAAACCGCCGCCACCTGACCCCGCCACCAAGCCTAAGGTGTCCTGGATCCACGGCAGGCACAGCGCCGCTGCAGCTGGCCGTGCGCCGTCACCACCGCCGCCAGGCCCCGAGGCCGCGCCCAGCCCCAGCAAGAGAAAACGGACGCCCAGCGACAAATCGGCGCAGCCGGTGGAGCACGGCAGCCCCCGGACCCGCGACCCAACGCCGCGGCCCCCCGCGCTGCCCGAAGAGGCGACGGCCCTCGCTGCGCCCTCGCCGCCCAGGGCCCGAGCGCGGGGCCGCGGCCCGAGCCTCTTGGAGCCCACGGACGCCGGCGGTCCCCCGCGAAGCGCGCCCGAGGCTGCCTCCATGTTGGCCGCGGAGCTGCGCGGCAAGACTCGCAGCCTGGGCCGCGCCGAGGGGGCCTTGGGCGCGCAGGGCCCCAGGGAGAAGCCGGCGCCCCCACAGAAAGCCAAGCGCTCGGTGCCGCCAGCCTCGCCTGCCCGCGCGCCCCCAGCAACCGAAACCCCGGGGCCTGAGAAGGCGGCGACCGACGTGCCCGCGCCTGAGACGCCCCGGAAGAAGACCCCCATCCAGAAGCCTCCGCGCAAGAAGAGCAGGGAGGCGGCGGGCGAGCTGGGCAGGGCGGGCGCGCCCACCCTGTAG
- the SCARF2 gene encoding scavenger receptor class F member 2 isoform X1, whose amino-acid sequence MEGAGPRGAGPARRRGAGGPPSPLLPSLLLLLLLWILPDPVAPQELNPRGRNVCRAPGPGTRDGGPVPGSNCPEPESPLLPLPLSADLPGSSCSRNREPGFGFRSWCHPYPLCGPGSQVPTCCAGWRQQGDECGIAVCEGNSTCSENEVCVRPGECRCRHGYFGANCDTKCPRQFWGPDCKELCSCHPHGQCEDVTGQCTCHARRWGARCEHACQCQHGTCHPRSGACRCEPGWWGAQCASACYCSATSRCDPQTGACLCHAGWWGRSCNNQCACNSSPCEQQSGRCQCRERTFGARCDRYCQCFRGRCHPVDGTCACEPGYRGKYCREPCPAGFYGLGCRRRCGQCKGQQPCTVAEGRCLTCEPGWNGTKCDQPCATGFYGEGCSHRCPPCRDGHACNHVTGKCTRCNAGWIGDRCETKCSNGTYGEDCAFVCADCGSGHCDFQSGRCLCSPGVHGPHCNVTCPPGLHGADCAQACSCHEDSCDPVTGACHLETNQRKGVMGAGALLVLLVCLLLSLLGCCCACRGKDPARRPRPRRELSLGRKKAPHRLCGRFSRISMKLPRIPLRRQKLPKVVVAHHDLDNTLNCSFLEPPSGLEQPSPSWSSRASFSSFDTTDEGPVYCVPHEEAPEDSRDPEVPTVPVEAPAPSPMPLTTPASAEEAMPLPASSDSERSASSVEGPGGALYARVARREARPARARGEIGGLSLSPSPERRKPPPPDPATKPKVSWIHGRHSAAAAGRAPSPPPPGPEAAPSPSKRKRTPSDKSAQPVEHGSPRTRDPTPRPPALPEEATALAAPSPPRARARGRGPSLLEPTDAGGPPRSAPEAASMLAAELRGKTRSLGRAEGALGAQGPREKPAPPQKAKRSVPPASPARAPPATETPGPEKAATDVPAPETPRKKTPIQKPPRKKSREAAGELGRAGAPTL is encoded by the exons ATGGAGGGCGCAGGGCCCCGGGGGGCCGGGCCGGCGCGGCGCCGGGGAGCCGGGGGCCCGCCGTCACCGCTGCTGCcgtcgctgctgctgctgctgctgctctggatACTGCCGGACCCCGTGGCGCCCCAGGAACTGAACCCTCGCGGCCGCAACGTGTGCCGTGCTCCCGG GCCCGGGACCAGGGATGGGGGTCCGGTGCCAGGCTCTAACTGTCCGGAGCCTGAGAGCCCTTTGCTCCCACTCCCCTTGTCTGCAGACCTCCCAGGAAGCTCCTGCTCCAGGAACCGAGAGCCCGGGTTTGGGTTCCGATCCTGGTGCCACCCCTACCCGCTGTGTGGACCTGG CTCCCAGGTGCCCACGTGCTGCGCTGGCTGGAGGCAGCAAGGGGACGAGTGTGGGATTG CGGTGTGCGAAGGCAACTCGACGTGCTCGGAGAACGAGGTGTGCGTGAGGCCTGGCGAGTGCCGCTGCCGCCACGGCTACTTCGGTGCCAACTGCGACACCA AGTGCCCGCGCCAGTTCTGGGGCCCCGACTGCAAGGAGCTGTGTAGCTGCCACCCACACGGGCAGTGCGAGGACGTGACAGGCCAGTGTACTTGTCACGCGCGGCGCTGGGGCGCGCGCTGCGAGCATGCGTGCCAGTGCCAGCACGGCACGTGCCACCCGCGGAGCGGCGCGTGCCGCTGTGAGCCCGGCTGGTGGGGCGCGCAGTGCGCCAGCGCGTGCTACTGCAGCGCCACGTCGCGCTGCGACCCACAGACCGGCGCCTGCCTGTGCCACGCAGGCTGGTGGGGCCGCAGCTGCAACAACCAGTGCGCCTGCAACTCGTCTCCCTGCGAGCAGCAGAGCGGCCGCTGTCAGTGCCGCGAGCGTACGTTCGGCGCGCGCTGCGATCGCTACTGCCAGTGCTTCCGCGGCCGCTGCCACCCTGTGGACGGCACGTGTGCCTGCGAGCCGGGCTACCGCGGCAAGTACTGTCGCGAGCCGTGCCCCGCCGGCTTCTACGGCTTGGGCTGTCGCCGCCG GTGTGGCCAGTGTAAGGGCCAGCAGCCGTGCACGGTAGCCGAGGGCCGCTGCTTGACGTGCGAGCCCGGCTGGAACGGAACCAAGTGCGACCAGCCTTGCGCCACCGGTTTCTATGGCGAGGGCTGCAGCCACCGCTGTCCGCCGTGCCGCGACGGGCATGCCTGTAACCATGTCACCGGCAAGTGTACGCGCTGCAACGCGGGCTGGATCGGCGACAG GTGCGAGACCAAGTGTAGCAATGGCACCTACGGCGAGGACTGCGCCTTCGTATGCGCCGACTGCGGCAGCGGCCACTGCGACTTTCAGTCGGGGCGCTGCCTGTGCAGTCCTGGCGTCCACGGGCCCCA CTGTAACGTGACGTGCCCGCCCGGACTCCACGGCGCGGACTGTGCTCAGGCCTGCAGCTGCCACGAGGATTCGTGCGACCCGGTCACTGGTGCCTGCCACCTAG AGACCAACCAGCGCAAGGGTGTGATGGGCGCGGGCGCGCTGCTCGTCCTTCTCGTCTGCCTGCTGCTCTCGCTGCTCGGCTGCTGCTGCGCTTGCCGGGGCAAGGACCCTGCACGCCG ACCCCGCCCCCGCAGGGAGCTGTCGCTTGGACGGAAGAAGGCTCCGCACCGACTATGCGGACGCTTCAGTCGCATCAGCATGAAGTTGCCCCGGATCCCGCTCCGCAGGCAGAAACTACCCAAAGTCGTAG TGGCCCACCACGACCTGGATAACACACTCAACTGCAGCTTCCTGGAGCCACCCTCAGGGCTGGAGCAGCCCTCACCATCCTGGTCCTCTCGGGCCTCCTTCTCCTCGTTTGACACCACTGACGAAGGCCCTGTGTACTGTGTACCCCATGAGG AGGCACCAGAGGACAGCCGGGACCCCGAAGTCCCCACTGTTCCTGTCGAGGCGCCGGCGCCGTCCCCCATGCCCTTGACTACGCCAGCGTCCGCCGAGGAGGCGATGCCCCTCCCCGCGTCCTCCGACAGCGAGCGGTCAGCGTCCAGCGTGGAGGGGCCCGGCGGGGCTCTGTACGCGCGCGTGGCCCGACGCGAGGCCCGGCCGGCCCGGGCCCGGGGCGAGATTGGGGGCCTGTCGCTGTCGCCATCGCCCGAGCGCAGGAAACCGCCGCCACCTGACCCCGCCACCAAGCCTAAGGTGTCCTGGATCCACGGCAGGCACAGCGCCGCTGCAGCTGGCCGTGCGCCGTCACCACCGCCGCCAGGCCCCGAGGCCGCGCCCAGCCCCAGCAAGAGAAAACGGACGCCCAGCGACAAATCGGCGCAGCCGGTGGAGCACGGCAGCCCCCGGACCCGCGACCCAACGCCGCGGCCCCCCGCGCTGCCCGAAGAGGCGACGGCCCTCGCTGCGCCCTCGCCGCCCAGGGCCCGAGCGCGGGGCCGCGGCCCGAGCCTCTTGGAGCCCACGGACGCCGGCGGTCCCCCGCGAAGCGCGCCCGAGGCTGCCTCCATGTTGGCCGCGGAGCTGCGCGGCAAGACTCGCAGCCTGGGCCGCGCCGAGGGGGCCTTGGGCGCGCAGGGCCCCAGGGAGAAGCCGGCGCCCCCACAGAAAGCCAAGCGCTCGGTGCCGCCAGCCTCGCCTGCCCGCGCGCCCCCAGCAACCGAAACCCCGGGGCCTGAGAAGGCGGCGACCGACGTGCCCGCGCCTGAGACGCCCCGGAAGAAGACCCCCATCCAGAAGCCTCCGCGCAAGAAGAGCAGGGAGGCGGCGGGCGAGCTGGGCAGGGCGGGCGCGCCCACCCTGTAG
- the SCARF2 gene encoding scavenger receptor class F member 2 isoform X3: MEGAGPRGAGPARRRGAGGPPSPLLPSLLLLLLLWILPDPVAPQELNPRGRNVCRAPGSQVPTCCAGWRQQGDECGIAVCEGNSTCSENEVCVRPGECRCRHGYFGANCDTKCPRQFWGPDCKELCSCHPHGQCEDVTGQCTCHARRWGARCEHACQCQHGTCHPRSGACRCEPGWWGAQCASACYCSATSRCDPQTGACLCHAGWWGRSCNNQCACNSSPCEQQSGRCQCRERTFGARCDRYCQCFRGRCHPVDGTCACEPGYRGKYCREPCPAGFYGLGCRRRCGQCKGQQPCTVAEGRCLTCEPGWNGTKCDQPCATGFYGEGCSHRCPPCRDGHACNHVTGKCTRCNAGWIGDRCETKCSNGTYGEDCAFVCADCGSGHCDFQSGRCLCSPGVHGPHCNVTCPPGLHGADCAQACSCHEDSCDPVTGACHLETNQRKGVMGAGALLVLLVCLLLSLLGCCCACRGKDPARRPRPRRELSLGRKKAPHRLCGRFSRISMKLPRIPLRRQKLPKVVVAHHDLDNTLNCSFLEPPSGLEQPSPSWSSRASFSSFDTTDEGPVYCVPHEEAPEDSRDPEVPTVPVEAPAPSPMPLTTPASAEEAMPLPASSDSERSASSVEGPGGALYARVARREARPARARGEIGGLSLSPSPERRKPPPPDPATKPKVSWIHGRHSAAAAGRAPSPPPPGPEAAPSPSKRKRTPSDKSAQPVEHGSPRTRDPTPRPPALPEEATALAAPSPPRARARGRGPSLLEPTDAGGPPRSAPEAASMLAAELRGKTRSLGRAEGALGAQGPREKPAPPQKAKRSVPPASPARAPPATETPGPEKAATDVPAPETPRKKTPIQKPPRKKSREAAGELGRAGAPTL, translated from the exons ATGGAGGGCGCAGGGCCCCGGGGGGCCGGGCCGGCGCGGCGCCGGGGAGCCGGGGGCCCGCCGTCACCGCTGCTGCcgtcgctgctgctgctgctgctgctctggatACTGCCGGACCCCGTGGCGCCCCAGGAACTGAACCCTCGCGGCCGCAACGTGTGCCGTGCTCCCGG CTCCCAGGTGCCCACGTGCTGCGCTGGCTGGAGGCAGCAAGGGGACGAGTGTGGGATTG CGGTGTGCGAAGGCAACTCGACGTGCTCGGAGAACGAGGTGTGCGTGAGGCCTGGCGAGTGCCGCTGCCGCCACGGCTACTTCGGTGCCAACTGCGACACCA AGTGCCCGCGCCAGTTCTGGGGCCCCGACTGCAAGGAGCTGTGTAGCTGCCACCCACACGGGCAGTGCGAGGACGTGACAGGCCAGTGTACTTGTCACGCGCGGCGCTGGGGCGCGCGCTGCGAGCATGCGTGCCAGTGCCAGCACGGCACGTGCCACCCGCGGAGCGGCGCGTGCCGCTGTGAGCCCGGCTGGTGGGGCGCGCAGTGCGCCAGCGCGTGCTACTGCAGCGCCACGTCGCGCTGCGACCCACAGACCGGCGCCTGCCTGTGCCACGCAGGCTGGTGGGGCCGCAGCTGCAACAACCAGTGCGCCTGCAACTCGTCTCCCTGCGAGCAGCAGAGCGGCCGCTGTCAGTGCCGCGAGCGTACGTTCGGCGCGCGCTGCGATCGCTACTGCCAGTGCTTCCGCGGCCGCTGCCACCCTGTGGACGGCACGTGTGCCTGCGAGCCGGGCTACCGCGGCAAGTACTGTCGCGAGCCGTGCCCCGCCGGCTTCTACGGCTTGGGCTGTCGCCGCCG GTGTGGCCAGTGTAAGGGCCAGCAGCCGTGCACGGTAGCCGAGGGCCGCTGCTTGACGTGCGAGCCCGGCTGGAACGGAACCAAGTGCGACCAGCCTTGCGCCACCGGTTTCTATGGCGAGGGCTGCAGCCACCGCTGTCCGCCGTGCCGCGACGGGCATGCCTGTAACCATGTCACCGGCAAGTGTACGCGCTGCAACGCGGGCTGGATCGGCGACAG GTGCGAGACCAAGTGTAGCAATGGCACCTACGGCGAGGACTGCGCCTTCGTATGCGCCGACTGCGGCAGCGGCCACTGCGACTTTCAGTCGGGGCGCTGCCTGTGCAGTCCTGGCGTCCACGGGCCCCA CTGTAACGTGACGTGCCCGCCCGGACTCCACGGCGCGGACTGTGCTCAGGCCTGCAGCTGCCACGAGGATTCGTGCGACCCGGTCACTGGTGCCTGCCACCTAG AGACCAACCAGCGCAAGGGTGTGATGGGCGCGGGCGCGCTGCTCGTCCTTCTCGTCTGCCTGCTGCTCTCGCTGCTCGGCTGCTGCTGCGCTTGCCGGGGCAAGGACCCTGCACGCCG ACCCCGCCCCCGCAGGGAGCTGTCGCTTGGACGGAAGAAGGCTCCGCACCGACTATGCGGACGCTTCAGTCGCATCAGCATGAAGTTGCCCCGGATCCCGCTCCGCAGGCAGAAACTACCCAAAGTCGTAG TGGCCCACCACGACCTGGATAACACACTCAACTGCAGCTTCCTGGAGCCACCCTCAGGGCTGGAGCAGCCCTCACCATCCTGGTCCTCTCGGGCCTCCTTCTCCTCGTTTGACACCACTGACGAAGGCCCTGTGTACTGTGTACCCCATGAGG AGGCACCAGAGGACAGCCGGGACCCCGAAGTCCCCACTGTTCCTGTCGAGGCGCCGGCGCCGTCCCCCATGCCCTTGACTACGCCAGCGTCCGCCGAGGAGGCGATGCCCCTCCCCGCGTCCTCCGACAGCGAGCGGTCAGCGTCCAGCGTGGAGGGGCCCGGCGGGGCTCTGTACGCGCGCGTGGCCCGACGCGAGGCCCGGCCGGCCCGGGCCCGGGGCGAGATTGGGGGCCTGTCGCTGTCGCCATCGCCCGAGCGCAGGAAACCGCCGCCACCTGACCCCGCCACCAAGCCTAAGGTGTCCTGGATCCACGGCAGGCACAGCGCCGCTGCAGCTGGCCGTGCGCCGTCACCACCGCCGCCAGGCCCCGAGGCCGCGCCCAGCCCCAGCAAGAGAAAACGGACGCCCAGCGACAAATCGGCGCAGCCGGTGGAGCACGGCAGCCCCCGGACCCGCGACCCAACGCCGCGGCCCCCCGCGCTGCCCGAAGAGGCGACGGCCCTCGCTGCGCCCTCGCCGCCCAGGGCCCGAGCGCGGGGCCGCGGCCCGAGCCTCTTGGAGCCCACGGACGCCGGCGGTCCCCCGCGAAGCGCGCCCGAGGCTGCCTCCATGTTGGCCGCGGAGCTGCGCGGCAAGACTCGCAGCCTGGGCCGCGCCGAGGGGGCCTTGGGCGCGCAGGGCCCCAGGGAGAAGCCGGCGCCCCCACAGAAAGCCAAGCGCTCGGTGCCGCCAGCCTCGCCTGCCCGCGCGCCCCCAGCAACCGAAACCCCGGGGCCTGAGAAGGCGGCGACCGACGTGCCCGCGCCTGAGACGCCCCGGAAGAAGACCCCCATCCAGAAGCCTCCGCGCAAGAAGAGCAGGGAGGCGGCGGGCGAGCTGGGCAGGGCGGGCGCGCCCACCCTGTAG
- the SCARF2 gene encoding scavenger receptor class F member 2 isoform X4: MEGAGPRGAGPARRRGAGGPPSPLLPSLLLLLLLWILPDPVAPQELNPRGRNVCRAPGSQVPTCCAGWRQQGDECGIAVCEGNSTCSENEVCVRPGECRCRHGYFGANCDTKCPRQFWGPDCKELCSCHPHGQCEDVTGQCTCHARRWGARCEHACQCQHGTCHPRSGACRCEPGWWGAQCASACYCSATSRCDPQTGACLCHAGWWGRSCNNQCACNSSPCEQQSGRCQCRERTFGARCDRYCQCFRGRCHPVDGTCACEPGYRGKYCREPCPAGFYGLGCRRRCGQCKGQQPCTVAEGRCLTCEPGWNGTKCDQPCATGFYGEGCSHRCPPCRDGHACNHVTGKCTRCNAGWIGDRCETKCSNGTYGEDCAFVCADCGSGHCDFQSGRCLCSPGVHGPHCNVTCPPGLHGADCAQACSCHEDSCDPVTGACHLETNQRKGVMGAGALLVLLVCLLLSLLGCCCACRGKDPARRELSLGRKKAPHRLCGRFSRISMKLPRIPLRRQKLPKVVVAHHDLDNTLNCSFLEPPSGLEQPSPSWSSRASFSSFDTTDEGPVYCVPHEEAPEDSRDPEVPTVPVEAPAPSPMPLTTPASAEEAMPLPASSDSERSASSVEGPGGALYARVARREARPARARGEIGGLSLSPSPERRKPPPPDPATKPKVSWIHGRHSAAAAGRAPSPPPPGPEAAPSPSKRKRTPSDKSAQPVEHGSPRTRDPTPRPPALPEEATALAAPSPPRARARGRGPSLLEPTDAGGPPRSAPEAASMLAAELRGKTRSLGRAEGALGAQGPREKPAPPQKAKRSVPPASPARAPPATETPGPEKAATDVPAPETPRKKTPIQKPPRKKSREAAGELGRAGAPTL, encoded by the exons ATGGAGGGCGCAGGGCCCCGGGGGGCCGGGCCGGCGCGGCGCCGGGGAGCCGGGGGCCCGCCGTCACCGCTGCTGCcgtcgctgctgctgctgctgctgctctggatACTGCCGGACCCCGTGGCGCCCCAGGAACTGAACCCTCGCGGCCGCAACGTGTGCCGTGCTCCCGG CTCCCAGGTGCCCACGTGCTGCGCTGGCTGGAGGCAGCAAGGGGACGAGTGTGGGATTG CGGTGTGCGAAGGCAACTCGACGTGCTCGGAGAACGAGGTGTGCGTGAGGCCTGGCGAGTGCCGCTGCCGCCACGGCTACTTCGGTGCCAACTGCGACACCA AGTGCCCGCGCCAGTTCTGGGGCCCCGACTGCAAGGAGCTGTGTAGCTGCCACCCACACGGGCAGTGCGAGGACGTGACAGGCCAGTGTACTTGTCACGCGCGGCGCTGGGGCGCGCGCTGCGAGCATGCGTGCCAGTGCCAGCACGGCACGTGCCACCCGCGGAGCGGCGCGTGCCGCTGTGAGCCCGGCTGGTGGGGCGCGCAGTGCGCCAGCGCGTGCTACTGCAGCGCCACGTCGCGCTGCGACCCACAGACCGGCGCCTGCCTGTGCCACGCAGGCTGGTGGGGCCGCAGCTGCAACAACCAGTGCGCCTGCAACTCGTCTCCCTGCGAGCAGCAGAGCGGCCGCTGTCAGTGCCGCGAGCGTACGTTCGGCGCGCGCTGCGATCGCTACTGCCAGTGCTTCCGCGGCCGCTGCCACCCTGTGGACGGCACGTGTGCCTGCGAGCCGGGCTACCGCGGCAAGTACTGTCGCGAGCCGTGCCCCGCCGGCTTCTACGGCTTGGGCTGTCGCCGCCG GTGTGGCCAGTGTAAGGGCCAGCAGCCGTGCACGGTAGCCGAGGGCCGCTGCTTGACGTGCGAGCCCGGCTGGAACGGAACCAAGTGCGACCAGCCTTGCGCCACCGGTTTCTATGGCGAGGGCTGCAGCCACCGCTGTCCGCCGTGCCGCGACGGGCATGCCTGTAACCATGTCACCGGCAAGTGTACGCGCTGCAACGCGGGCTGGATCGGCGACAG GTGCGAGACCAAGTGTAGCAATGGCACCTACGGCGAGGACTGCGCCTTCGTATGCGCCGACTGCGGCAGCGGCCACTGCGACTTTCAGTCGGGGCGCTGCCTGTGCAGTCCTGGCGTCCACGGGCCCCA CTGTAACGTGACGTGCCCGCCCGGACTCCACGGCGCGGACTGTGCTCAGGCCTGCAGCTGCCACGAGGATTCGTGCGACCCGGTCACTGGTGCCTGCCACCTAG AGACCAACCAGCGCAAGGGTGTGATGGGCGCGGGCGCGCTGCTCGTCCTTCTCGTCTGCCTGCTGCTCTCGCTGCTCGGCTGCTGCTGCGCTTGCCGGGGCAAGGACCCTGCACGCCG GGAGCTGTCGCTTGGACGGAAGAAGGCTCCGCACCGACTATGCGGACGCTTCAGTCGCATCAGCATGAAGTTGCCCCGGATCCCGCTCCGCAGGCAGAAACTACCCAAAGTCGTAG TGGCCCACCACGACCTGGATAACACACTCAACTGCAGCTTCCTGGAGCCACCCTCAGGGCTGGAGCAGCCCTCACCATCCTGGTCCTCTCGGGCCTCCTTCTCCTCGTTTGACACCACTGACGAAGGCCCTGTGTACTGTGTACCCCATGAGG AGGCACCAGAGGACAGCCGGGACCCCGAAGTCCCCACTGTTCCTGTCGAGGCGCCGGCGCCGTCCCCCATGCCCTTGACTACGCCAGCGTCCGCCGAGGAGGCGATGCCCCTCCCCGCGTCCTCCGACAGCGAGCGGTCAGCGTCCAGCGTGGAGGGGCCCGGCGGGGCTCTGTACGCGCGCGTGGCCCGACGCGAGGCCCGGCCGGCCCGGGCCCGGGGCGAGATTGGGGGCCTGTCGCTGTCGCCATCGCCCGAGCGCAGGAAACCGCCGCCACCTGACCCCGCCACCAAGCCTAAGGTGTCCTGGATCCACGGCAGGCACAGCGCCGCTGCAGCTGGCCGTGCGCCGTCACCACCGCCGCCAGGCCCCGAGGCCGCGCCCAGCCCCAGCAAGAGAAAACGGACGCCCAGCGACAAATCGGCGCAGCCGGTGGAGCACGGCAGCCCCCGGACCCGCGACCCAACGCCGCGGCCCCCCGCGCTGCCCGAAGAGGCGACGGCCCTCGCTGCGCCCTCGCCGCCCAGGGCCCGAGCGCGGGGCCGCGGCCCGAGCCTCTTGGAGCCCACGGACGCCGGCGGTCCCCCGCGAAGCGCGCCCGAGGCTGCCTCCATGTTGGCCGCGGAGCTGCGCGGCAAGACTCGCAGCCTGGGCCGCGCCGAGGGGGCCTTGGGCGCGCAGGGCCCCAGGGAGAAGCCGGCGCCCCCACAGAAAGCCAAGCGCTCGGTGCCGCCAGCCTCGCCTGCCCGCGCGCCCCCAGCAACCGAAACCCCGGGGCCTGAGAAGGCGGCGACCGACGTGCCCGCGCCTGAGACGCCCCGGAAGAAGACCCCCATCCAGAAGCCTCCGCGCAAGAAGAGCAGGGAGGCGGCGGGCGAGCTGGGCAGGGCGGGCGCGCCCACCCTGTAG